The DNA window CGGCGTCCCCGGCGAGCTGTACGTGGCGGGGGCAGGCCTGGCCCGCGGCTACTGGCACCGGCCCGCGCTGACCGCCGAGCGCTTCGTCGCCGACCCGTACGCGCCGGGGGAGCGGATGTACCGCACCGGCGACCTGGTGCGCCGCCGGGCCGACGGCGCGATCGAGTTCCTCGGCCGGATCGACGGCCAGGTCAAGCTGCGCGGCTTCCGCATCGAACCGGGCGAGATCGAGGCGGTGCTCTCCCGCCACCCGGCCGTCCGGCAGGTCATCGTGATCCCCCGCGAGGACCGGCCCGGCGACACCCGCCTGGTCGGCTACTGCTCGGTGCACGGCTCCGCGCTCGAAGAGAGCCCCGAACTCGGTCCGGAACTGAGGCGGTTCGCCGCCGAGACCCTCCCCGGCTACATGGTCCCCTCCGCCGTGGTCGTGCTGCCAGCCCTGCCGCTCAACGCCAACGGCAAGATCGACCGGCGCGCGCTGCCCGCGCCCGAGCCGGGCGCCGGCACCGACGGCCGCGCCCCGCGCGACGAGCGCGAGCAGGCCCTGTGCGGGCTCTTCGGAGAGATTCTCGGCATCGACGACATCACCATCGACGACGACTTCTTCGAACTCGGCGGCCACTCGCTGCTGGCCACCCGCCTGGTCGGCCGGGCGCGCACCGAACTCGGCGCCGAACTCGCCATCGGGGACCTCTTCCAGGCCCCGACCGTCGCCGACCTCGCCGCCAAGCTGGCCACGGAACCGGCCCGGTCCGCCCTGCGCCCCGAACCCCGACCCGAGCGCCTGCCGGTCTCCTTCGCGCAGCGCCGGCTGTGGTTCCTCGGCCAGGCCGAGGGCCCCGCCGCCACCTACAACGTCACCCTCGCCCTGCGGCTCACCGGCCCGCTGGACGCGGCCTCCCTGGAACGCGCGCTCGGGGACGTCGTCGCCCGCCACGAGACCCTCCGTACGGTCTTCGGCGAGCACGACGGCGTCCCGTACCAGCGGATCCTGCCCGAGCCCCCGGCCCCGCTGCTCACCGTGACCGACCGCCCGGTGCAGGAGCTGGTCGGCCACACCTTCGACCTGGCCGTCGACGTCCCCCTGCACGCCTACCTGCGCCCCGAGGCGCCGGATGAGCACGTCCTGCTCCTGGTGCTGCACCACATCGCCGGCGACGGCTGGTCGCTGCGGCCGCTCTTCCGGGACCTGGCCGACGCCTACACCGCCCGGCTCGGCGGCGAGTCGCCGGTGTGGGAGCCGCTGCCGGTCCAGTACGCCGACTACACGCTGTGGCAGTACCGGACGCTCGGCGCGGACACCGACCCGCAGTCGCCGCTCTCCCGCCAACTCGACCACTGGCGGCAGGCGCTGGCCGGGCTGCCGGACGAGCTTGCGCTCCCGCTGGACCGCCCCCGCCCGGCCGCCGCCGGCCACCGCGGCGACGTGGTCCCGCTGGAGCTGGACGCGGACCTGCACGCGCGGCTCGCCGAGCTGGCAGCCGGGCACGGAGCCACCCTCTTCATGGTGCTCCAGGCCGCCTACGCCACCCTGCTGCACCGCTTCGGCGCCGGCGACGACCTGCCGATCGGCACCCCGCTCGCCGGCCGCCTCGACCCCGCCCTCGACGAACTGGTCGGCTTCTTCGCCAACACCCTCGTCCTGCGCGCCGACCTCACCGGCCGGCCCACCTTCGCCGAGCTGCTGGCCCGGGTCCGGGAGACCGACCTGGCCGCCTACGCGCACCAGGAAGTTCCGTTCGAGCGGTTGGTGGAGGAGCTCAACCCGGCCCGCACGCTGGCCCGGCACCCGCTCTTCCAGGTGATGATCGCCTTCGACAACACCGCGGGCGGCGGCCCCGAGTTCCCCGGCACCCGCGCCGCCTACGAGCCGCTCGGCCTGCCGACCACCGCCTTCGACCTGACCCTGAACCTCTCCGAGCGCCACCACCCCGACGGTGCCCCGGCCGGCCTCGAAGGCGGCCTGGAGTTCGCCACCGACCTGTTCGAGCGGACCACCGTCGAACGGCTCGCCGAAGCCCTGCTGCGCCTGCTGGCCCAGGTCGCCGAAGACCCGCACCGCCCGGTCGCCGAGCTGGACGTCCTGGGCGAGGCCGGCCGGGCCGCGCTGGCCGAGTGGCACGACACCGGCCGGCCCGTCGCGGACGTCCTCGTTCCGGAGGCCTTCGCCGCCCAGGCGGCCGCGACCCCGCACGACACCGCCCTGGTCTTCGGGGAGACCCGGCTGACCTACGCCGAGCTGGACGCCCGCGCCAACCGCCTCGCGCACGGTCTGACCGCCTCCGGCGCCGGCCCGGAGGACGTGGTCGCGCTCGCCCTGCCGCGCTCCGCCGAGTCCATCGTCGCCCTCCTCGCCGTGCTCAAGGCCGGTGCGGCCTTCCTCCCGCTGGACGCCGAGTACCCGCTGGAGCGCACCGCCCACATGCTGGCCGACGCCCGCCCGGCGGCCGTGGTCACCGGCGCCGGCTGGCCGCTGCCCGAGGTGCTGGAGGGCTTCACCGTCCTCGACGCCGACGAGCGGGTCTGGGCCGACCGGCCCGCCGACGCGCCGCCCGTCCGCGTCCACCCCTCGAACGCCGCCTACGTGATCTACACCTCCGGCTCCACCGGCCGCCCCAAGGGCGTCGTGGTCCGGCACGGCGGGTTCGCCAACCTGCTCGCCTTCCACCGCGGCGAGACCATCCCCGCCGCCCGACGGGCCCGTCCCGGGCGCAGGTTGACGTTCGCCCAGAGCGCCTCGCTCTCCTTCGACACGGCCCTGGAAGCGCTGCTCTGGATGGTCGCAGGCCAGGAACTCCACCTGCTCGACGACGACCTGCGCCGCGACGCCGCCGCGATGGTGCGCCACGCCGAGCGGTCCGGCGCCGACGTCCTCGACGTGACCCCCGGCCAGGCCGAGCGGCTGGTCGAGGAGGGCCTGCTCGACCGCTGCCCGCCGGCCCTCCTGATGGTCGGCGGGGAAGCCCTCGGCCAGAGCCTCTGGACCAGCCTCGCGGCCGCCCCCGGCACCGTGGTGCTCAACATGTACGGCCCCACCGAGTGCACCGTCGACGCGCTGCACCACCGGCTCTCCGCGGACCCGCGCCCGCTCATCGGCCACCCGCTGCCCAACCTCCGCGCACACGTCCTGGACGCCGGCCTGCGGCCCGTGCCGCCCGGCGTCCCCGGCGAGCTGTACCTGAGCGGCGCCGGCCTCGCCCGCGGCTACCTGGGCCGCCCGGCGCTGACCGCCGAGCGCTTCGTCGCGGACCCGTTCGCGGCGGGGGAGCGGATGTACCGCACCGGCGACCTCGCCCGGCGCCGCCCGGACGGCCGGGTCGAGTACCTGGGCCGCACCGACCACCAGGTCAAGGTGCGCGGCTTCCGCGTCGAACTCGGCGAGATCGAGACCGTCCTGGCCGCCCACCCCGACGTCCTGCAGGCCGCGGTGCTGCCCCACCACGAGGGCGCGGACGGCGCCGGCACCCGGCTGGCCGCCTACGTCGTGGCGCACACCCCGCTCGACCCGGCCGCGCTGCGCGCCCACGCGGCCGCCGCCCTGCCGGACTACATGGTCCCGGCCGCCTTCACGACGCTCGAAGCGCTGCCTCTGGGCGTCAACGGCAAGCTCGACCGGTCCGCGCTGCCCGCGCCCGACTTCGCGGCGTCCGCCGGCGGCCGGGCGGCCCGGACGGCGCGCGAGGAGATCCTCTGCGGCCTGCTCGGCGAGGTGCTCGGCGTCACGGGCCCGGTCTCCGTCGACGACGACTTCTTCGCCCTCGGCGGGCACTCGTTGCTCGCCACCCGGCTGCTCAGCCGGGTCCGCGCGGTGCTCGGCGCCGAACTGGGCATCCGGGACGTCTTCGAGGCGCCGACGGTCGCCGGCCTGGTCCAGCGCCTCGACGGCTCCGCAGCGCGGCTCGCGCTGACGGCCGGCGAGCGCCCCGAGCGCCTGCCGCTCTCCTCCGCCCAGCGGCGGCTGTGGCTGATCGACCGGATGGAGGGGCCGAGCGCGCTCTACAACATGCCGCTCGCGCTGCGCCTGACGGGCCCCCTCGACCCGGCCGCCCTGGAACTCGCCCTCGCCGACCTGGTCGCCCGGCACGAGATCCTGCGCACCGTCATCGCCGAGCACGACGGCGAGCCCCATCAGCTGGTCCTCGCCCCCGCCGACGCCGCGCTGCCGGTCGCACCGCTCGACTGCGCACCGGAGTCGGTGGACGAGGAGGTCGACCGGGCGGCCCGCCGCCCCTTCGACCTGGCGGCGGAACCGCCCGTACGGGTCACCCTGCTCCGGGTCGGCCCCGAGGAGCACGTGCTGGTCCTCGCCCTGCACCACATCGTCGGCGACGGCTGGTCGATGGGCCCGCTGCTGCGCGACCTCGACCACGCCTACACCGCCCGCCGGGGCGGCTCGGCGCCCGGCTGGCAGCCGCTGCCCGTCCAGTACGCGGACTACGCCCTCTGGCAGCGCGAGCTGCTCGGCGACGAGGACGACCCCGACAGCCTGGTCTCCCGCCAGCTCGCCTACTGGCGCGGCACCCTGGCCGGCCTCCCGGAGGAGCTCACGCTCCCCGTCGACCGGCCGCGCGGAGCCCGCGCCGACCACCGGGGCGACCGGGTGGCCCTGCCCATCGGCGCCGAACTGCACCAGGCGCTGCTGGAGTTGAGCCGCGAGCACCGGGTCACCCTGTTCATGGCCTTCCAGGCAGCCCTGGCCGCGCTGCTGACCCGGCTCGGGGCCGGTACGGACGTGCCGATCGGCTCGGTGGTGGCCGGCCGCTCGGACGAGGCGCTGGACGACCTGGTCGGCTTCTTCGTCAACACCCTCGTCCTGCGCACCGACACCTCGGGCGACCCGACCTTCGCCGAACTCCTGGGCCGGGTCCGGGAGACGGGGCTCGGCGCCTACGCCCACCAGGACGTGCCCTTCGAGCGGCTGGTCGAGGAGCTCAACCCGGCCCGCTCCCTGGCCCGCCACCCGCTCTTCCAGGTGGCGATGGTCCTGCAGTCCAACACCGGGGGCGAGCTGGAGCCGGCCGGCCTGCGCGCCGAGGCGCTGGCGGCGGACACCGGAGTCGCCAAGTTCGACCTCAACGTGACCCTGGAGGAGTTCTTCGGCCCGGACGGAGAGCCCGCCGGGCTGGACTGCGCGATCGACTTCGCCACCGACCTCTTCGACCGGGAGACCGTCGAGTCCCTCGCCGCCCGCTTCGGCCGGCTGCTGACGGCGATGACGGCCCGCCCCGACGGGCGGATCGGCCGCGCCGACCTGCTGGCCGATGGCGAGCGCGCCGTGCTCCTCGGCGGCCACCGACCGCTGCCGGCCGAACTTCCCCTGGTCCCGGCCGCCTTCGCGGCCCAGGCGGCGGCCACGCCGGACGACACCGCACTGGTCTTCGGGGAGACCCGGCTGACCTACGCCGCGCTGGACGCCCGCGCCAACCGCCTCGCCCACGGACTGCGGGCCGCCGGCATCGGACCCGAGGACGTGGTCGCGCTCGCGCTGCGCCGCTCGGCGGACACGGTGGTCTCCCAGCTCGCCGTGCTCAAGGCCGGTGCGGCCTTCCTCCCGCTGGACGCCGAGTACCCGCTGGAGCGCACCGCCCACATGCTGGCCGATGCCCGCCCGGCGGCGGTGCTGACCGGCGCCGGCTGGCCGCTGCCCGAGGTGCTGGAGGGCTTCACCGTCCTCGACGCCGACGAGCGGGTCTGGGCCGACCGGCCCGCCGACGCGCCGCCCGTCCGCGTCCACCCCTCGAACGCCGCCTACGTGATCTACACCTCCGGCTCCACCGGCCGCCCCAAGGGCGTGGTGGTGAGCCATGGTTCGATCGCCGGCCTGCTGGCCGCCCACCGGGCGGAGACCTTCGGCGGGCCCGCGCGGACGCACGGCCGGCTGCGCGCCGCGCTGACCGCCTCGCTCTGCTTCGACGCCTCCTGGAACAGCCTGCTGTGGATGGTCGCCGGCCACGAGCTCCACCTGATCGGCGAGGACCTGCGCCGCGACCCCGCCGCCCTGGTCCGGCACCTGCGCACCGCGGCCGTCGACGCCGTCCAGTTCACCCCCACCTACGCCGAACAGCTCGTCACCGAGGGCCTGTTGGACGAGCCGGCGCCCCGCGTGGTGCTGCTCGGCGGCGAACCGGTCGGCCAGGCACTGTGGACCCGCCTGCGCGAGGCTCCGGCCACCACGGGCCACAACCTCTACGGCCCCACCGAGTGCACCGTCGACACCCTGCTCCAGGCCTACGGCGACTCGGAGCGCCCCACCCTGGGGCACACCGTCCTCGGCACCCGCGCCCACGTCCTGGACGAGCACCTGAACCCCGTCCCCGCCGGTGTGCCCGGCGAGCTGTACCTGGCCGGCGCCGGCCTGGCCCGCGGCTACCTGGGCCGCCCGGCGCTGACCGCCGAGCGCTTCGTCGCGGACCCGTTCGCGGCGGGGGAGCGGATGTACCGCACCGGCGACCTGGTCCGCCGCGGCCGCGACGGCCGGATCGACTACCTGGGCCGGACCGACCACCAGGTGAAGATCCGCGGCTTCCGGATCGAACCCGGGGAGATCGAGCACGAGCTGACCCGGCACCCGGCCGTCCGCCAGGCCGTGGTCGCGCCGCACGAGAGCCCGGACGGGGACCGCCGCCTGGTCGCCCACTGCGCGGTCACCGCACCCAGCCCCGAACTCGCCGTCGAACTGTGCAGGTTCGTGGCCCAGACGCTGCCCGCCCACATGGTGCCCGCGGCGGTCGTCACCCTCGACGCGCTGCCGCTGACCGGCAGCGGCAAGGTCGACCGGCGTGCCCTGCCCGCCCCCGACTTCCGGCTCTTCACCGGCGGCCGGGCCGCCCGCACGGCGCGGGAGGAGCTGCTCTGCGGCCTCCTGGCCGAGGTCCTCGGGGTGCCGGGGCCCCTCTCCGTCGACGACGACTTCTTCGCCCTCGGCGGGCACTCGCTGCTGGCCATGCGGCTGGTCAGCCGGGTCCGGGCGGTGTTCGCCGCCGAGATCGACGTCCGGGACGTCTTCGAGGCGCCCACGGTGGCCGGCCTGGCCCAGCGCCTGGACGGCGCCGGGAGCCGCCTCGCGCTGACCGCCGGCGAGCGCCCGCAGCGGCTCCCGCTCTCCTTCGCCCAGCAGCGGCTCTGGCTGATCGACCGCATGGAAGGCCCCAGCGCCCTCTACAACCTCCCGCTCGCCCTGCGCGTCGCCGGGCCCCTCGACCCGGCCGCGCTCGAACTCGCCCTCGGCGACCTGGTCGCCCGGCACGAGATCCTGCGCACGCTGATCACCGAGCAGGACGGTGAGCCCCGGCAGCGGATCGTCCCGGCCGCCGAGGCCCGGGTCCCCTTCGACCGCCGCACCACCCCGCCCGCCGATCCGGCGGCCGCCCTGACCGAGTGCACCGAAACCCCCTTCGACCTCGCCCGCGAACTCCCCGTACGCGCCCACCTGTTCCCGCTCACCACCGGTGAGCAGCTGCTCGTCCTCGTCCTGCACCACATCGCCGGCGACGGCTGGTCCATGGACCCGCTGATGCGCGACCTGGCCGACGCCTACGCCGCCCGCCGGGACGGCTCGGCG is part of the Streptomyces subrutilus genome and encodes:
- a CDS encoding non-ribosomal peptide synthetase; translation: MIPVSYAQQRLWLIDQIEGPTALYNLPFAVRLRGTLDTAALRAATADVVARHEALRTVFPVAGGVPVQRILPSAEVEIAFETLDCAPDDYPALRDRAAAHAFDLSAEPPIRVTVFTLAGPEPSARPGTEHVLLLVLHHIAGDGWSLGPLLRDLTEAYTARLGGSAPDWEPLPVQYADYALWQREVLGEEDDPESLMSRQLDYWRRMLAGLPEELELPVDRPRPPAPTGAADAVPFGYGPDLHAALTGLAHRHRATLFSVLQAGLAALFTRLGAGTDIPLGTGVAGRSDEALNDLVGFFVNTLVLRTDTSGDPSFAELVDRVRESQLDAFAHQDVPFERLVEEVNPARALGRHPLFQTLLVLQNHEEGELGLPGLESAPEPLGLRVAKFDLNIGVTERRTPDGAPAGLTGSVEYAADLYDRATVTTLFERLGRLLAAAAADPRAPIGTLDILAPEERGRLRDEWNATAAPVPAGSLPQLFEAQAARTPDAVALAHDGGAVCYAELNARANRLAHHLIARGVGPESPVALLMERSVDLVVATLAVLKAGGCYVPMHASLPPERMARLLADTAAPVLLTDRPDPGFPHTAVVVRPGDEAGAPAHDPGLPVHPDRLAYVMFTSGSTGAPKGVAVRHRDVVGLAADRRWQDGRHRRILLHSPHAFDAATYELWTPLLSGGTVVVAPPGSLDAAALHAVATRHAVTAVFLTKALFDLVAEQAPETFRALQTVCTGGEAASGSLMRRVLDHCPDLLLAHVYGPTEATTFATHPPLDAADLAGPRPPIGAPLDNMRAHVLDARLRPVPPGVPGELYVAGAGLARGYWHRPALTAERFVADPYAPGERMYRTGDLVRRRADGAIEFLGRIDGQVKLRGFRIEPGEIEAVLSRHPAVRQVIVIPREDRPGDTRLVGYCSVHGSALEESPELGPELRRFAAETLPGYMVPSAVVVLPALPLNANGKIDRRALPAPEPGAGTDGRAPRDEREQALCGLFGEILGIDDITIDDDFFELGGHSLLATRLVGRARTELGAELAIGDLFQAPTVADLAAKLATEPARSALRPEPRPERLPVSFAQRRLWFLGQAEGPAATYNVTLALRLTGPLDAASLERALGDVVARHETLRTVFGEHDGVPYQRILPEPPAPLLTVTDRPVQELVGHTFDLAVDVPLHAYLRPEAPDEHVLLLVLHHIAGDGWSLRPLFRDLADAYTARLGGESPVWEPLPVQYADYTLWQYRTLGADTDPQSPLSRQLDHWRQALAGLPDELALPLDRPRPAAAGHRGDVVPLELDADLHARLAELAAGHGATLFMVLQAAYATLLHRFGAGDDLPIGTPLAGRLDPALDELVGFFANTLVLRADLTGRPTFAELLARVRETDLAAYAHQEVPFERLVEELNPARTLARHPLFQVMIAFDNTAGGGPEFPGTRAAYEPLGLPTTAFDLTLNLSERHHPDGAPAGLEGGLEFATDLFERTTVERLAEALLRLLAQVAEDPHRPVAELDVLGEAGRAALAEWHDTGRPVADVLVPEAFAAQAAATPHDTALVFGETRLTYAELDARANRLAHGLTASGAGPEDVVALALPRSAESIVALLAVLKAGAAFLPLDAEYPLERTAHMLADARPAAVVTGAGWPLPEVLEGFTVLDADERVWADRPADAPPVRVHPSNAAYVIYTSGSTGRPKGVVVRHGGFANLLAFHRGETIPAARRARPGRRLTFAQSASLSFDTALEALLWMVAGQELHLLDDDLRRDAAAMVRHAERSGADVLDVTPGQAERLVEEGLLDRCPPALLMVGGEALGQSLWTSLAAAPGTVVLNMYGPTECTVDALHHRLSADPRPLIGHPLPNLRAHVLDAGLRPVPPGVPGELYLSGAGLARGYLGRPALTAERFVADPFAAGERMYRTGDLARRRPDGRVEYLGRTDHQVKVRGFRVELGEIETVLAAHPDVLQAAVLPHHEGADGAGTRLAAYVVAHTPLDPAALRAHAAAALPDYMVPAAFTTLEALPLGVNGKLDRSALPAPDFAASAGGRAARTAREEILCGLLGEVLGVTGPVSVDDDFFALGGHSLLATRLLSRVRAVLGAELGIRDVFEAPTVAGLVQRLDGSAARLALTAGERPERLPLSSAQRRLWLIDRMEGPSALYNMPLALRLTGPLDPAALELALADLVARHEILRTVIAEHDGEPHQLVLAPADAALPVAPLDCAPESVDEEVDRAARRPFDLAAEPPVRVTLLRVGPEEHVLVLALHHIVGDGWSMGPLLRDLDHAYTARRGGSAPGWQPLPVQYADYALWQRELLGDEDDPDSLVSRQLAYWRGTLAGLPEELTLPVDRPRGARADHRGDRVALPIGAELHQALLELSREHRVTLFMAFQAALAALLTRLGAGTDVPIGSVVAGRSDEALDDLVGFFVNTLVLRTDTSGDPTFAELLGRVRETGLGAYAHQDVPFERLVEELNPARSLARHPLFQVAMVLQSNTGGELEPAGLRAEALAADTGVAKFDLNVTLEEFFGPDGEPAGLDCAIDFATDLFDRETVESLAARFGRLLTAMTARPDGRIGRADLLADGERAVLLGGHRPLPAELPLVPAAFAAQAAATPDDTALVFGETRLTYAALDARANRLAHGLRAAGIGPEDVVALALRRSADTVVSQLAVLKAGAAFLPLDAEYPLERTAHMLADARPAAVLTGAGWPLPEVLEGFTVLDADERVWADRPADAPPVRVHPSNAAYVIYTSGSTGRPKGVVVSHGSIAGLLAAHRAETFGGPARTHGRLRAALTASLCFDASWNSLLWMVAGHELHLIGEDLRRDPAALVRHLRTAAVDAVQFTPTYAEQLVTEGLLDEPAPRVVLLGGEPVGQALWTRLREAPATTGHNLYGPTECTVDTLLQAYGDSERPTLGHTVLGTRAHVLDEHLNPVPAGVPGELYLAGAGLARGYLGRPALTAERFVADPFAAGERMYRTGDLVRRGRDGRIDYLGRTDHQVKIRGFRIEPGEIEHELTRHPAVRQAVVAPHESPDGDRRLVAHCAVTAPSPELAVELCRFVAQTLPAHMVPAAVVTLDALPLTGSGKVDRRALPAPDFRLFTGGRAARTAREELLCGLLAEVLGVPGPLSVDDDFFALGGHSLLAMRLVSRVRAVFAAEIDVRDVFEAPTVAGLAQRLDGAGSRLALTAGERPQRLPLSFAQQRLWLIDRMEGPSALYNLPLALRVAGPLDPAALELALGDLVARHEILRTLITEQDGEPRQRIVPAAEARVPFDRRTTPPADPAAALTECTETPFDLARELPVRAHLFPLTTGEQLLVLVLHHIAGDGWSMDPLMRDLADAYAARRDGSAPGWQPLPVQYADYALWQRELLGDENDPESLAAGQLAYWRKALSGIPEELSLPVDRPRRADSGHRGDRVVLPLGAELHRALADVSREHRVTMFMTLQAALAALLTRLGAGTDVPIGSVVAGRSDEALDDLVGFFVNTLVLRTDTSGDPTFAELLGRVRETGLDAHAHQDIPFERLVEELNPARSLARHPLFQVMLLLQGGAGAGSPGGPGEAPLDLGGLAATVEPVGGYAAKFDLSIAMGESFAADGAPAGLECAIDFATDLFDRETVESIAVRLGRLLAEVAARPDRPIGRIDLLSIGERTELLRAGAGLPADVPLLPAAFEARAARTPDATALVAGETRLSWAELNTCANLLAHRLRAAGAGPDSVVALALPRSAETVIALLAVLKAGAASLPLDAEYPADRTAAMLADAAPTLAVTGDGWPLPELLTGLTVLAAAPAQDAYGPADNPPPRATASDAAYVIYTSGSTGRPKGVVVSHGSIAALLASHRSATGPIGATERLYGRQRVALTASLCFDASWDGLLWLVAGHELHLVGDEIRRDAAALVRHLRAESVDVLEVTPSYAEQLLEEGLLDEPAPRVVLLGGEPVGQALWTRLREAPATTAHNLSGPTESTVDALTQPFAAGGRPGLGRTVLGTRAYVLDEHLNPVPAGVPGELYLAGAGLARGYLGRPALTAERFVADPFAPGERMYRTGDLVRRTRQGDLACLGRTDHQVKIRGFRIEPGEIEHVLTRHPRVHAATVSVYEDGASGPRLVAHVVADGPLDQAELRAFAARSLPGYMLPAAVVPLDALPLTASGKVDRRALPAPGFLSSPAGRAPRTPHEELLCGLFAEVLGLPGPVSIDDGFFDLGGHSLLAMKLLGRIRTALGADLGMRALFEAPTAAALARRLVQDPDRPGVPGDDSHGALDVLLPLRAAGTRAPLFCVHPAAGISWVYSGLLRHLDPDRPVHGLQARGLRGGSPSSVTEIAEDYVRQIRAVQPAGPYHLLGWSFGAVVAQAMAVALQTEGQEVALLALLDGLPADPARYAADGPPSADDPVDTLAELLASLGYDPADGRGQADLTALLGEAAGVLPDVFELHRKLMAEHVPDRYRGDAVFFGATLDKPADWPYGAAWLPYVDGRVEEHRMTCTHGAMTQPEPVARIAAVLATKLGE